In Lolium rigidum isolate FL_2022 chromosome 3, APGP_CSIRO_Lrig_0.1, whole genome shotgun sequence, the genomic window CGTCCGGGGCAGGATCGGTCGACGTGCGAAGGTGCGCTGCGGCCgcccgcgaggaggaggagggagcagTGGAGGATCGGGGTAGGAGGAGAAGGCACGCCGCTTTTaatggcgggcgggcggcggcggccacgcgGCGAATACGCTCGCGGGGAAGGGCGCCTCTAGTCTGCTAGGCTTGTGCGGCTCGGACTTCCTTCCTTCCGGACGAAACCAACTTTGCTCCCGTTCTGCCTGTGTGGTGGACTCTCTCCCGCTGTCAGTTCCGCGTCCTAGAGATTGTTTTGCTTTCGCCGTGATAAAGGGCCCAGGACCGCGGGTTTTGTGTTGCACCCACCTCTATGGGGCCCGCGGCCCGGGTCAGCGGCTCGCCCGGCCGGCTCCCTTTCGGGAGATTCATTCGAATTTCGGATTTCTGCTGCTTTGACAAGGATGGTAATTTTATTCACGGGTACCGGTATACGTGCAGGTACCTCCGCATGGTTAGGATATGGGTGTACTTTTTCTGTGTGTCTGTGTTGCCTTGTATGGGTAGAAAAAGGTTAGAGACAAGCTCGAATCGGTTGTTTTTAACGAGCTAACCTCTTCTCACGTTCGTTGGGAAAATATGGCACCAAGCTAGTGCGAGGGGTAGAAGGCGGAACCTCACCCACGTTCGCGAAATACCGACGGGAGTAATTGGGTCACCACTCGTCGGTTTGCACCGCCTATTTACACCGCTCCGCCTCGCCGCCAAATTATGATCCACCATTATCTGCCATTTGAGCTCTTCGTCCGGAGAAGCTTCTTCATCGACGAGCAAGTAAGATGGGCCATCTACTCCGGTTAGTGGAGCTCTGATGTGGCAATTCTTCTTCCTCCAATGCCGTCTTCCTCCTCGATGGTCATCACTTTAGAAAATGGTCCCTCTTAGTAGATCTAAAGGTTGTAACAAGCACTACCTATAAGGAGCCGACTCACGTGTGGTGCTAggtttgatgaaaactgatgccAGGTCTGCATATACTGCGAGGTGATATGCTACTACTATATACTTCCTCCATTTCTAGATATAAAGTgtttatttttttagattttttcacAATATAGGGTGTATTGCGTTGCATCACTTGCCTGTACAACTCTTTTATAATATTTTATTACGTTTTCTTATTTTATGCAAACTCTTCTATTTTCTCATATCAATTGTCTCGGGATAATCCCGCTGAAACTTGGTGTAATGTTCCTTCAAAATACGTTCTTTAATTTTTATaccaaaaactatacaccttatatctagaAACGGAGGAATATCTAGAAACGGATGAAGTAGTTGTTTTCTGAATTGGAATTGTCTCAAACACATTTTCTATCGTGTTCACCGCATATATAGCCTAGGAGAGGTATCCCTATCGGGCAAACTTCATGTAACCAAATGACGGCATTTAGCCGAAACATAAATTTCATGCAACCGAACACTTGGGAGTTTGCTTCTGGAAAAATTCTTAGCAACCAAACTAGTGGCATAAGATGAATTAGTTAGAGATTGCATTCTCCGTGCAGCCATAACCAAGTTTTTGAGATGCCAAAATTGGTGCGAGCTAGCAACGTTAATAGTGATGGAACTTGGCAGCTAAGAATAAAGGTGAACTGGCGGAATTCTCTAGCCAGCTAGCTATGGCGGCTGAGAGCTTAGCATAGGAATTATTAGCCAGAGCGCACTGGGCGGATTAGCCGCCCTGACGATGCTTTAGGGTTGGTCATTTGAGACATTAGTGTGTACTTTTGACGAAGCTGGTCATCGTCAGTGGCCAACAGAATGATGGTTAGCCTAGCACGGCGGCATCAAGAATGGACGGACGGAATGACTTTTGGTATGCTACGTACGTCGGCGGAGCACTCGCGGCAGTACTCCACGCACCACATCACACACGTGCGTGCGAACGCGTTCGGAGAGAGCCGCCGACGTACAGCAAGTCACGTACGTCAGCGTTATCCTACTTCGTTCATTCCGTTGCGTAGGATTGTTGGGAATCCTcttcatgaagatgaagaagactGCTAGCTGCTTCTTAGTACCAGCGGATCAGGTTAGCAAGAGACGATAAGATGAGGGCTGGCTTTAATTAAATTTGAAAGGAAAAGATTTTGGTCTGAAAGAACTTCAATAAGCCTCGCTCCAAGATTATCTTCTTCGATTTTTCACCGCTCTAGGAGTCAAATAATTGAATTTTAAGTTAACTGGACGTACAAGCAAGGGCATCTGACTTTCTCAGAGGAGAAGTAGCTTACCCACAATTAAACCATCTTATTCTCTGACCAGCGATATTTATTATGAATTGGAGGAAGTATTAAGTATCCTCAATCAAGAATATCTGATCCTTCAATTTAGACACTAGAAATATATTCAGAAAAACTGCACATATTCAAACACTAGAAACCGCTATTAAAAACAACACGGGAAACATGATTATTGATCTCAAATATGTTTAGAAATGGATATTTAAGTTTGGACCATACACTTTAGAGATGTTTACCACAAAAACACATATACTACGTAGTTTGaacttaaaataaataaaaaataaaatgtgtTACATAATATAGTTTAAATTTACTACAAAACAAATATATTTTTCACTGATAAAGATTTCAATTTATAATGAGGAACACTAAAACTAATATATAGCAATATTAAAATGTGGTTAAGTATGTTAAATGAGTAATTAAAATTTAGTTGCTATGATTGTTCCATGTTTATAAAGTTCTAGGTATAAacatttagtacaaattttattctTGTAACCTCGAAGCGATTTTTCTTttcaaacaacaaaaataattatTAATTTTCATGAACAATATGTGTTTTTTTAAAATAATCAAGTTTGTGAATCAGTCGGCCAAACTACCGCCGATCAGCGAACACGTGACCGATTAGTCCGCTGGCCGGACTAACGTCTGACTCCCTATCGGTGGACATGGATCGTCGGCAACGACGCCATTCGATCGGCAGGCTATGTGCCAATTGCACCGAATCATCCACGCTTCGAGCGATCGGCTAGTGTGCCCTAACGGGAGTTGCGCCCCTTGATAGATGGGAAATAAAGTGCCCAAAATACAGATACAAATTTCTTCAAGAACTAAaaaaaacaacacatagatagtcaAATGTTCACCAATTGGATCAAGTTAACCTGAGATAATGAGCTGATGCGAACTGGAAAATATCTTCTTCTAAACGATCATCAATACTCGCCGCTTCAAGATGTGAACATATGAATTTCAAGATAACTGATAAACAAAGTCAAATAAAGGCATAACTTTGTTTAGAGGTAGAGTAGCTTAACCAATAATTAAACTGTGTGAGCAAAAATTCGCCCAATCGAAAAATCTTTATGCCTTGACATTGCAACGAATTAGCGGAGACAAATGAAAGCAACAATGAAAAAAGAAGACAAAAGAAAAACCACACGTAGTTTATGATatggacttagagcatctctaaccgatCCCTCATAATTTATGTTCCTATCGGGCCGAATATCCTTTAGAGGAGTATATTTGGTTCTCTGAAAAAACGGTTACTAATCGTCCTATAAATTTAATGTATGATTTTTGTCAGACATTTGTTGTATTATATTGTAAAGAAGAccgtatgcatctatcaatacagagGCGCATAGACATTGTCTTCATTTCGAGAGAAAAAAACGATGCTCTAAATTTAATTGGGGCTATAGGTTCCGATATCTATAAATCAAAGAAGCCTCATTCGGATGTCTGCTAAGTTACGTTACTTGCTTGGCTTGCTTTTGTCTTCATTCACGCAAGCGAAAGACGGGCTGGAGCAAAGCACTTGCAACTGTGTGCTATGGATGGTCCCTCAAAAAAAAGTGTGCTATCGATGGGCCAATCAAGGATATATCGTCACAACATCAAAACGAGTCAAATTAAATTATTGGCCATCCAAAACAAACACCAAGCGTCCAGATGCTGGAGCGATGCATGCATCACGGATGAAGCAACAACACGACACAAGTAGGAGTAATTGCTGCATTAGCGAGCGAGAAATGAAGCTCAAAGAAGGCCACGAATATAGCAGCAAAACAATTCAACTGAAAAAGGATGGGATCAGGAAGAACAACAACTCCATTATTATGCAATCAAATCAAAGCTACCACCCTATTATGCCATCGAGCAACAATGATTTGAGATGAAAAATGGTGTAGATACGAACAAATCGAATGGATCCCCCTCAAAACACCAATAAAATGCAGTATAAAATGTGGGGCGACAAGAATTCTTTCGATGCGTGATCGAAAACCCTAGAAATACTCAATATGGTCTCTCGTGGATAGGGAATAGAACGGGAGAGGCGAGACTAAATCAAATATAATTATCGGACGATGGAATGTGATTTTTAAAATGATTTTACTAAATCTCGGTCATTTGAGATTTTGTAAGTCTCACATGATTTTAAAAACTAAACCTTAGTTTTGTGAAAAGTTCAACTTTCATCTAGTAGCAATTTTTAAGTAAAGTGCATCTCAACGGAAATTACACTTTTTGCACAACTAGAGTTGCAATTTTCTAAATTAACTCAGATTAACAAAAAAAGATCCTCAGTTCGCTGACATATAGCCACACTCGTCGGCCATCACAATGTAATTCTTTTCTCCAGAGTCAACAACTTGAAGGCGGTGGCATTTTGGATGAACTTACGCAACCGAAGCAAGTTAATTATCTTAACCCGACACATAGTCTAAGGGCATGAATAATGGTTGATAAGACTGTTTTATCTTAACCCGCCACGTAGTCTAGATATAATAACAAAACATGATATACAAtgggttattttttagtcttatctttagtaATGAACATCTCTAAATATATGGAGAGAGATTGttaatctcttagctaagagaaaacaaacaatttttcttttatttttctctccTTCATATCATCAATTATCTTACGTGACATCACTAAGATATAACCATTATGCTCTCAGCAGCACATCACTGGTGCCTCGATGTCCTAAATCAGAGCCGTTGGGTGGATATCGGACGGTGCATGTGGGAGGAGAACAGCTGAGATGTGGATAACCAGATCAAATCGCCTCTGGCCCAAATCTAAACCCACCAAAAGCCTCGTCACGTCACTTCGGCACTTCCCACCTTTGGGCCGCCGCGGCAACAAAACCACGGCCatgctctccgccgccgcctcggccatCCCCAGGCTCCGGTGCGCTGCGCCGCCGCGGCACGCTTCGTCGAGAACTCAGTGGTCTCTGCTGCGGCGGCGTCCGCTCTCCTCCTCTCCGAATGTAgcgcccgccgccgcggcctcggggccggggCCACTGGAGCCGCCGGACCTTCCCCGCCTCGCCAAATCCGCCCGGATATCTCTCTCGCCGCAGGAGGtcagcacccttcttcctttctcGATGGGAACCCTCTGGAACTTGAATTCCAGCCTCTGTGGGGAGCCTGATGCTTTTGCTTGTGTCTGTGTGTTGGGCCGCTAGGCCGAGGAATTCGCGCCCAAGATTCAGCAGGTGGTAGATTGGTAAGTGTTGCCCCCTTTCCGTTCCTTCTCTTCCTGTACAGTTGAAACTTATACTCTGGAATTTGGAATCTGTGGTGTCTGTAAACAACAAAGCATATATTATACTCGGATGGTGGTTAGAGAATCAAGTAGTTCCTCATAGGAAATTTAAT contains:
- the LOC124700097 gene encoding glutamyl-tRNA(Gln) amidotransferase subunit C, chloroplastic/mitochondrial-like, which codes for MLSAAASAIPRLRCAAPPRHASSRTQWSLLRRRPLSSSPNVAPAAAASGPGPLEPPDLPRLAKSARISLSPQEAEEFAPKIQQVVDWFGQLQAVDLESIEPSLRADTAVGSSLREDKAEPFANRDAIIEALPSYDDPYIKVPRVLNSE